The window GCGGCCAGCTCGGTGGCGGTCCAGGACGGCCGTCGCTGCAACAGCGCCAGCAGGCGCAGCACCCGCTCGGTCGTCGCTTCCACGGTCACCGGCTCATCGTTGCACGGATAACGGAACGATCCTGTCCGCTATCCACGGGAGGCTGGGGCCATGACCGACCAGACCTGGAACCCCCTGCTCCGTGACCAGCTCGCCTGGCACTGGGCCAACCAGTTGCGCGACCGCCTCGACGGGCTCACCGACGACGAGTACTTCTGGGAGCCGGCACCCGGCTGCTGGAACGTGCGCCCGCGCGGCACCAGCGCCGCGCCGGTGCAGGCGGGGGCCGGCGCGATGACCATCGACTTCGCGATGCCGACACCCGACCCGGCACCGTTCACGACGATCGCCTGGCGACTCGGGCACGTGATCGTCGGCGTGCTCGCCGTACGCAACGCCACGCACTTCGGCCGCCCGCCCACCGACTACCAGTCGTTCGAGTACGCCCCGACCGCGACCGAGGCGCTCGACCAGCTCGACACCGAGTACGCCGCGTGGCAGACCGGGGTCGAGTCCCTCGGCGAGAGCGGCCTCGCCCGGCGCTGCGGGGAGGCCGAGGGCCCGTACGCCGAGCGTTCCCTGGCGGAGCTGGTGCTGCACATCAACCGCGAGATGATCCACCATCTGTCCGAAGTGTGCCTGCTGCGCGACCTCCACCTGCACACTCATGGGCAGACCCGACAGGAGGCGAGCTGAGATGGCGCGCGACGTCCAGATCACTTTCGACTGCGCCGACCCGGCCGGGTTGGCAACGTTCTGGGCCGATGTCCTCGGCTACCAGTTGCAGGCCCCGCCCGGCGGCTTCGAGACGTGGGAGCAGGCACTGGAGGCGATGGGCGTGCCGCCCGAGAACCGCAACGACGCCTCGGGGTTGGTCGACCCTGAGGGCGCCCGGCCGCGGCTGTTCTTCCAACGGGTACCGGAGGGCAAGCAGGCCAAGAACCGCGTACACCTCGACGTGCGGGCCGCCCCCGGGCTGGAGGGTGACGCGCGGATGGCGGCCCTGGAGGCCGAGGCCGAGCGGCTCGTGTCCCGCGGCGCCACCCGGCTCCGGCGCCACGAGCCCGAACCCCCGCTCGGCGCCGGCCACATCGTGATGGCCGATCCCGAGGGCAACGAGTTCTGCCTCGACTGATCGGCCGCGCGATCGGGCAGGATGGGCCGATGGAGCTGGTCTCGATCGACGACGTCCGAAACGCCGCCGCCGACATCGTGGGCATCGTGTCGCGTACCCCGCTGCTGCGCACCGGATGGGACCCGGAGCTGTGGCTCAAGCCGGAGAGCCTGCAACCGGTGGGGTCGTTCAAGCTGCGCGGCGCGACCCACGCGGTCGCCCGGCTGACGCCCGAGGAGCGGGCGCGCGGGGTGGTCACCCACTCCTCCGGCAACCACGGCCTGGCCCTGGCGTACGCGGCCCGCGCGGCCGGCGTGCCGTGCCGGATCGTGGTGCCCGAGGGCGCCCCGGCCGCGAAGGTGGACCGGATCCGGGCGCTGGGCGTCGAGGTGCTGCTGGTGCCGCCGCCGCAACGCGGGCCGGAGGCGGAGCGGATCGCCGCGACGACGGGTGCGGTGCTGGTGCCGCCCTTCGACGACCGGCGTGTCATCGCCGGGCAGGGCACGGTCGGGCTGGAGATCGTCGAGGACCTGCCCGACGTCGACGTGGTGCTGGTGCCCGTGGGCGGCGGCGGGCTCTCCTCCGGCGTCGCGACCGCGGTCACCGCCCTGCGCCCGGCGGCGACGGTGATCGGCGTCGAGCCGGAACTCGCCGCCGACGCGCGGGAGTCGCTGGCGGCCGGGTCGGTGGTGGCGTGGGGCGAGGAGCGCACCTACCGGACGATGGCCGACGGGCTGCGCCTGCCGCCGTCCGAGCTGACCCTCGCCCACCTGCGGGCACGGCTCGACCGCATCGTCACGGTGACCGAGGAGGAGATCCGCGCCGCGATGGGCCGGCTGGTCTCCGACGCCCGCCTGGTGGTGGAGCCGAGCGGCGCGGTGGCGGTGGCCGCCCGGCTGTTCCGCGCCGCCGAGCTGCCGCCCGGCCGTACGGTCGCCGTGGTCACCGGCGGCAACGTCGACCCGGCGGTGCTGGCGGGCGTCCTGCGCTGAGCGGGCGTCGGGGAGGGCCCTCGTCGGTGCTGGCCCTCCCCGACCCCGTTCAGGCGCGGGCGAGGCGGTCGAGGATCCAGGCGTTGACGAACGCCTCCTCGCGCCAGGAGTCGTAACGGCCGCTGGGACCGCCGTGGCCGGCGCCCATCTCGGTCTTCAGCAGGTAGTCGCCCTGCGGGGCGACCGCCCGCAGCCGGGCGATCCACTTCGCCGGCTCGTGGTAGAGCACCCGGGTGTCGTTGAGGCTGGTCACCGCGAGGATCGCCGGATAGTCCACCGCCCGCACGTTCTCGTACGGCGTGTAGGACTTCATGTAGGCGTAGACCTCCGGGTCGGCCAGCGGGTTGCCCCACTCCTCCCACTCGGTGACGGTCAGCGGCAGCGACGGGTCGAGGATCGAGGTGAGCGCGTCCACGAAGGGCACCTGCGCGACGATCCCGGCGAACGCGTCCGGGGCGATGTTGGCGACCGCCCCCATCAGCAGCCCGCCGGCCGAGGCGCCCCGGGCCACGAGCCGGTCGCTGGTCGTCCAGCCCGCCTTGACCAGGTGCCGGGCGCAGGCCACGAAGTCGGTGAACGTGTTCTTCTTGGCCAGCAGCTTGCCCTGGTCGTACCAGCTGCGGCCCAGCTCGCCGCCGCCCCGGGTGTGCGCGACGGCGAAGATGACGCCCCGGTCCAGCAGGGAGAGCCGGGCGACGGAGAACCACGGGTCCATGCTCGCCTCGTACGAGCCGTAGCCGTAGATCACGCAGGGGGCGGAGCCGTCCTTCGGCGTGCCGGCCCGGCAGACCAGCGAGACCGGCACCCGGGTCCCGTCGTCGGCGAGCGCCCAGTCGCGGTGCTGCTCGTAGTCGGCCGGGTCGTACGCCCGCCCGTCCGGCCCGGGCTTCACCGGCTTCTGCCGGCGCAGCACCATCTGCCGGGTGACCAGGTCGTAGTCGTAGACCGAGTCGGGGGTGACCAGCGAGGCGTAGCGGAGCCGGATCTGCCCGGTGCGGTATTCCGGGTTGTCGTGCAGGCCGACGCTGTAGAGCGGCTCCGGGAAGTCGATGTCGAAGGCGTCGCCGCCGCCGACGGGCAGCACCCGCAGCCCGGTCAGCCCGTTGGTGCGCAGCGAGACGACCAGGTGGTCGGCGAAGGCGTCGACCGCCTCCAGTCGGGTGCCGGGCGAGTGCTCGATGAGCGGCACCCAGTCGCCGGGCGCGTCCGCCGACGTGTACGCCAGCGCGAAGTCCTCCGCGCCGTCGTTGTGCAGGATCAGGAAGCGGTGCCCGTGGTGCTCGACGGTGTATTCGACGCCCTGCCGCCGGGGCGCCACGGAGGCCGGCGCGCCGGTCGGGTTGCCGGCCGGGATCACCAGCACCTCGCTGGTGATCTTGCTGTGCACGTCGATGAGGACGAACCGCTCCGAGCGGCTCAGCTCCACGCCGACCCAGAACCGCTCGTCGTCCTCCTGGTAGACCACCACGTCCTCGGTGGACGCCGTGCCCAGGGTGTGCCGCCAGACCCGGTTGGGGCGCCACGTCTCGTCCACCGTCACGTAGAACAGCACGGAGGCGTCGGTGGACCAGGCGGTGCCGTAGAACGTGTCGGGCACCTCGTCGGGCAGCAGCTCGCCGGTGGACAGGTCCTTGACCCGCAGCGTGAACCGCTCGTCGCCGGAGAAGTCCGTGGAGTAGGCCAGCCACCGCCCGTCCGGGCTGACGTCGAACGCGCCGAGCGCGAAGAAGTCGTGCCCCTCGGCGAGCAGGTTGCCGTCGAGCAGCACCTCCTCGCCGTCGAGCGGCGCGCCGTCCGCGCTGACCGGCGGCTCGGTCTCGCCGTCCCGGACCGCCCGGCGGCACTGCACGCCGTACTGCTGGCCCTCGACCGTCCTGGTGTAGTACCAGTAGCCGCCCTTGCGGCCGGGCACCGACAGGTCGGTCTCCTGGGTGCGCCGGCGGATCTCCTCGAACAGGTCGGCGCGCAGCCCTTCGAGGTGCGCCGTCCGGGCCTCGGTGTACGCGTTCTCGGCGGTCAGGTAGGCGATCGTCTCCGGGTCGTCCTTGCCGGTGAGCCAGGCGTACTCGTCGACGACGGTGTCGCCGTGGTGGGTGCGCTCGCTGGGCACCCGCTTCGCCGTGGGCACGGGGGTCTCGGTGGTCACGGCGCCACGTTACCGGCCGCCCGCCGCCCGCCGCGCGGCCTCGTCGGCGACCCGCCGCCCCATCTTTCGAACATGTGTACGATGGCCGGCATGGCGGCTGCAGCGAGTTCCACCGACCGGCCCGGAGCCCTCGACATCACGCGGCGGTTGACGGAGATCTGCGGCCCGCCGTTCGCCCGCTTCGCCGGCCCCGCCGACGAGGTGGCCGGCTGCCCGGCCCGCTGGGTGGCCGTCCCGGGCGGCACGCGCGCGGCGGCGGAGGTGCTGCGGCTCGCCGCCCGGCACGACCTGACGGTGGTGCCGCGCGGCGCCGGCACGAAGATCGACTGGGGTGCCGCCCCCGACCGGGTGGACATCATGCTCGACACCGGCCGGCTCGCCGGGATCGGGCACGAGCCGGTCGGCGCGCCCACGACCGAGGTCGGGGCGGGCACCCCGCTGCGCGCGGTGCAGGCCACTCTGGACCGCACCGGGCAGCGCCTGGCGCTCGACGCCCCCTCGCCCGGGGCCACCCTCGGCGGCGTGCTCGCCGCCGGCGAGGCGGGACCGCTGCGGCACCGCCACGGCAGCCCCTGCGACCAGCTCGTCCGGGTGCGCTACCTCGACGGTGACGGCGAGCTCGTCGACGCCGGGGGCGGCGTGGCCGGGCTGGAGCTGGCCCGGCTGCTCTGCGGCTCGCAGGGGGCGCTCGGCGTGCTGGTCTCCGCGACCCTGCGGGTGCAGGCCGTCCCGGCCGGCCGGATCTGGGTCAGCCGACCGGTGTGGACCCCGCTGGAGGTGCACGACCTGGTCCGCACCGTGCTCGCCGCGCGCCTCGACCCGGCGGCGGTCGAGCTGGACCTGCCGGCCGGCGCGGGACCCCGGCCGCGCCAGGGCAGCCGGGCCGCCGCGATGGCCGCGCACCCGTCCATGGCGGGGCGCGCCGGCGGCGGCCCGGCCGGCGCCGGTCGGCTGGTGGTGTTGCTGGAGGGCGGCCCGGCCGATGTCGCCGAGCGCGCAGACCGGCTCGTCGCGCTCCTCGGCCCGGGCGCGGGCGCCAGCCACGCCGCGCCCGAGTGGTGGCGGCGCTATCCGTTCGGCCCGGGCGACACGGCGCTGCGCATCGAGGTGCCGATCGCCGACCTGCACGCCGCCGTCTACGCGCTGCGGGACGCCGCCGGCGGCCCCGTCCCGGTGCGCGGCTCCGCCGGCCTCGGCGTGGTGCACGCGGCCCTGCCCGCTGCCATGTCCCCCGACCGGGTGGCGTCGATCCTGGCCGCCGTCCGGGGCGTGCTCCTCGCCCGGCAGGGCCGGTGCGTGGTGGTCTCCGCGCCGGCGGCCGTCCGGCGGGCCGTCGACCTGTGGGGCGAGCTGGCCGGGCTGGCCCGACTGCGCGCGGCCAAGGAGCACCTCGATCCCCACCGCCGCCTCGCCCCGGGCCGCCTCCCGGGCGGCCTCTGACCACTCCGGCCAGCTCCCGGCGCGAGCGGGGCGGGACGGCGGCGCGGCCGGGGTCGCGCGCGGCTCAGTCCAACCACCATCGGTGCAGGTCGGCGCCGACCGGCGTGAAACGGCTCGCGGCCACGACCACCGCGCCGACGGTCAGGGCGAGCAGCACCCGCCACGTGCGGCGGGACATGGCCGACCGGTCCCGGGCCAGCAGGACCACGGCGTGGACCGCCAGCAGCGGCCCGGCAACCAGGCCGGCGAGGTAGAGCAGCGACACCGCGCCGTACAGCCAGGTGAGGGGGTTCGCTCCGCTCAGGCCGAACGGCACCAGGTCCTTCGGGTCGTACGCCCCGCTGCGCATCTCCTCGGGGCCGACCCCGGCGGCGGCCATCCGGCCGACCCAGAGCGCGAGGACGACGACGAAGGCGGCGGTGAGCGCCGACTGGGCGGCGAGGACGCTGCGCAGCAGCGGCGGCCGCTCGGCAGATGCATGGACGGTGCTCGACATGCGGTCAACCTAGCGAACTCCTCCGGCGGCGTCGGCCGGTCCGCCTGCTCGACCGGCCGTCCGTACCGGTGCCCACCGCCGCGATCGCCCGGCCCGATGGCGGCGTGCCGGCCCGTTGACGCCGTACGTGCCGCGACCCGTGCCGGCCCGGCGACCGCTGCTCAGGTCGCGTCGTTGCGGAGCACCAGAATGGCGATGTCGTCGCGGGGCGCCTCGGCCGAGAAGCCGATCGCCGTCGAGCGGAGCCGGGCCGCGATCACGTCGGCCGGGTAGCCGGCCAGCGGGGCGGCGGCGTCACGCAGCCGCTCGGTGCCGAACAGCTCCCGGCCGCGCCGCCGCTCGGTGACACCGTCGGTGTAGAAGACCAGCGAGTCCCCCGGGGCGAGCGGCACCTCGGCCGTCGGGGAGGCGATCGAGTCGAGCAGGCCGAGCGCGGTGCCGCCGATGCCGACGAAACGCGCCCCGCCGCCGGCGGGCAGCAGCACCGGCCGGTCGTGGCCGGCGAGGTGCAGGGAGACGTCGAGCCGGTCGCCGTCGCCGGGGCCGACCGCCGCCAGGGCCAACGTGCAGTAGCGCCCGCCGCCCCGCTCGAGCAGCGTCTCGTTGACCCGGGCCAGCGCCTCCGGCAGCGGCTTGCCGTCGCCCACCAGCACCCGGATGACGTCGCGGACCAGGCCGGTGACCGTCGCCGCCTGCACCCCCTTGCCCGAGACGTCGCCGATCACCACCAGCCAGCGGCCGTCCGGCAGGGGCACCACGTCGTAGAAGTCGCCGCCGACGTCGACGTCACCGCCGGTCGGGACGTACTCGGCGGCGAAGCCGATGCTCTCGACCACGGGAAGCACCGGCGGCAGCAGCGACTGCTGGAGGGTGTGCGCGACGCGCCGGCGCTCGGCGTGGATCCGGGCGTTCTCGATCGCCAGCGCCGACCGCCGGGCGACGTCCTCCAGCACGGCGACCTCGTCCGGGTCGTGCCGGTGTCGCTGGTGCCGGCCGACGGCCAGGGTGCCCAGCCGCTGACCCCGCGCGATCAACGGGACGGCGAAGCCCTCCATCGGCGCGCCGAGTGGCACCTGGGTGCCGTTGCGGGACGCCTCGCGCAGCCGGGCCTGGACCGAGTCCGGGCCGGTCTCCGCGAGCACCTGGTGCAGCTGGGGCAGCACCGACTCGTCGGCGTGGCTGGCCGCCGCGAGGCGGAGCCGGCCCCACTCGTCGGTCGTGTGGACCGCGCACCACTGCCCGAGCCGGGGCACCACGAGCTGGGGGACGAGCGCCATGGTCAACTCGACGTCCAGCGACTGCGCGAGCAGCTCGCTAGCCTCGGCGAGGAAGGTCAGCCAGGCCTGCCGGCGGACGTCCGCCCGGCGCAGCCGGTCGTTCTCCAGGTGCAGCGAGAGCCGCTCGGCCATCAGCACGGCCAGCGGTCGCGCGTACGCCGACGGTGCCGCGTCCAGCACCAGTTCACCGGTGTACGGCCGGTGCACGGCCAGCGCCACCCGGAGCAGCTCGTTGCCGGGCCGGGGCTGGCGGCCGTACCGGGCCAGCACCTGGGTGCCCTGCCCGTCCCCCCGGTCCAGCCGCACGACCCCGCCCGCCGCGCCGACCATCTCCGCCACCCGGGTGAGCAGGCTGGTCGCGAAGTCGGGCAGCGGATCCTCGGCGTACGGGTCGGGGGTGGTCTGCATCAGCTCGCTCATGGCCCCGGCGCTCGGCGCGGAGCTCTCCGGGGTCGCCGGTGCGCCGCCTCCGGCGGTCGCCGCGGCGGGTACCCGCGCGTGCCGGGTGCCCGTGGCCGGGCCGGGCAGGTCCAGCCGGAACCACACCCCCTTGCCGGTGGGCAGGTAGGTGGTGCCCCAGCGGCTGGCGAAGTGGTCGACCAGCAGCAGCCCCCGGCCGCGCTCGGAGACCTCGTCGATGTCGGTGGCGTCGTTGCGGACCCCGACGGTCAGCTCCTCCACCGGGCCGGCGGCGAAATCGGACACGGTGACGGTGATCCCGACCGGGTCGGCGACCACCTCGACGTCCAGTTCGGTGCGGGCGTGCTCCACCGCGTTGGTGGAGAGTTCGGTGGTGAGCAGCATGGCCTCGTTGGCCAGTTGGTCCAGGTGGGCCTCGGTGAGGACGGACCGCACGAGGGCCCGAGCCGCGGCCGGCGTACGCCGGTCTGCGGGGAGCCGGACGCGCCGGACGTGCTCGTCTCGGCCCCCGGTCGCCGCGGGCCCCGCCTCCGCTGACACCCCCGTATCCTCCACCGCCACCCGTGCGGGTGCCAAGCCGATCCCCGTACGCGCGCCCCCCGCCCCCGCCTCCCGCCTCGTCGATCATGCACTTGTGGTGGGCGATCGATGACGTTCGACCCGATTCGTCAGGCCCCACAACTGCATGATCGGCCCCTCGGGCGGGGCCCGGCGGGGCGGGGGCGGTGGGGGTGGGGGCGGTGGGGGTGGGGCGGGTCGGGCGCGTGGACGTGGCGCGGACGAGGCCACGGGCACAATGGGGGCATGGCCGGTGTCGGCAGGAGCCGGTGGCCCCGAGCTGAGCGAGGAATGATGACCACGAAACAGTCGGCGACCGTGGACCAGTCCGCGCCCGACCACGAGGCGCTCCTCGGCGAGCTGACCGAGGCGCTGCGGCGGGTGCGCGGGGGCGACCTGAAGGTGCGGCTGCCCCGCCGGGCCGGCCGCGCCGGTGAGGTCGCGGACGCCTTCAACGAGGTCGTGTCGCTCCAGGAGCAGCAGTACCTCGACCTGCGGCGGATCAGCCGGATCGTCGGCCGGGACGGCCGGCTCACCGAGCGCCTGGACGACGAGGGGCTGGACGGCTCCTGGGCGGAGGGGCAGCGGGCGGTCAACTCGCTGATCGACGACCTGGGCCGGCCGACCACCGAGATCGCCCGGGTCATCGTCGCGGTCGCCGACGGCGACCTCTCCCAGCACATGGCCCTGGAGATCGACGGCCGGCCGCTGCGCGGTGAGTACCTGCGCATCGGCCGCACGGTCAACACGATGGTCGACCAGCTCTCGTCCTTCTCGAACGAGGTCACCCGGGTCGCCCGTGAGGTGGGCACCGAGGGCAAGCTCGGCGGCCAGGCCGACGTGCGCGGCGTAGCCGGCACCTGGAAGGACCTCACCGACTCGGTGAACACCATGGCGTCGAACCTGACCGGCCAGGTGCGGTCGATCTCCCAGGTGGCGACGGCGGTGGCCAAGGGCGACCTGTCGCAGAAGATCACGGTCAGCGCGCGCGGCGAGGTCGCCGAGCTGGCCGACACGATGAACTACCTCACCGACACCCTGCGGCTCTTCGCCGAGCAGGTGACCCGGGTGGCCCGCGAGGTGGGCACCGAGGGCAAGCTCGGCGGGCAGGCCGACGTGCCGAACGTGGCCGGCACGTGGAAGGACCTGACCGACAGCGTCAACTCGATGGCGTCGAACCTGACCGCCCAGGTCCGCAACATCGCCCAGGTCTCCACGGCGGTGGCCCGGGGCGACCTGTCGCAGAAGATCACCGTGGCGGCGCAGGGCGAGATCCTGGAGCTGAAGGACACCGTCAACACGATGGTGGACCAGCTGTCGTCGTTCGCCGACGAGGTCACGCGCGTCGCGCGCGAGGTGGGCATCGAGGGCAAGCTGGGCGGCCAGGCCCAGGTGCGCGGCGTCTCCGGCACCTGGCGCGACCTCACCGAGAACGTCAACCAGCTCGCCGGCAACCTGACCAGCCAGGTCCGCAACATCTCCCAGGTCTCCACCGCCGTGGCGAAGGGTGACCTGTCGCAGAAGATCACGGTCGACGCGCAGGGCGAGATCCTGGAGCTGAAGAACACCGTCAACACGATGGTGGACCAGCTGTCGTCGTTCGCCGACGAGGTCACGCGCGTCGCGCGCGAGGTGGGCACGGAGGGCAAGCTGGGCGGTCAGGCCCAGGTGAAGGGCGTCTCGGGTACGTGGCGGGACCTGACCGACAACGTGAACTCGATGGCGTCGAACCTGACGTCGCAGGTGCGCAACATCGCCTCGGTCACCACGGCCGTGGCGAAGGGCGACCTGTCGCAGAAGATCACCGTGGACGCCCGGGGCGAGATCCTGGAGCTGAAGTCGACGGTGAACACGATGGTGGACCAGCTGTCGTCGTTCGCCGACGAGGTGACGCGGGTGGCCCGCGAGGTGGGCACGGAGGGCAAGCTGGGCGGCCAGGCCCAGGTGCGGGGCGTCGCCGGCACCTGGCGGGACCTGACCGACAACGTGAACTCGATGGCCTCCAACCTCACCGCCCAGGTGCGGAACATCGCCCAGGTCTCCACCGCCGTGGCGAAGGGCGACCTGTCGCAGAAGATCACCGTGGACGCCCGGGGCGAGATCCTGGAGCTGAAGTCGACGGTCAACACGATGGTGGACCAGCTGTCGTCGTTCGCCGACGAGGTGACGCGCGTCGCGCGCGAGGTGGGCACGGAGGGCAAGCTCGGCGGCCAGGCCCAGGTCAAGGGCGTCTCGGGTACGTGGCGGGACCTGACCGACAACGTGAACTCGATGGCGTCGAACCTGACGTCGCAGGTGCGCAACATCGCCTCGGTCACCACGGCCGTGGCGAAGGGCGACCTGTCGCAGAAGATCACGGTCGACGCCCAGGGCGAGATCCTGGAGCTGAAGTCGACGGTCAACACGATGGTGGACCAGCTGTCGTCGTTCGCCGACGAGGTCACCCGGGTCGCGCGCGAGGTGGGCAGCGAGGGCAAGCTCGGCGGTCAGGCCCAGGTCAAGGGCGTCTCCGGCACGTGGCGCGACCTCACCGAGAACGTCAACCAGCTCGCTTTGACCCTCACCACCCAGCTGCGCGCCATCGCGCAGGTCTCCACCTCGGTGACCCGGGGCGACCTGACCCAGCGGATCGCGGTCAAGGCGCAGGGCGAGGTCGCCGAGTTGAAGGACAACATCAACCAGATGATCGTCACCCTCCGGGAGACGACCAAGAAGAACGCCGAGCAGGGCTGGCTCGACTCGAACCTGGCCCGGATCGGCGGCCTCCTCCAGGGGCAGCGCGACCTCGGCGAGGTCTGCCGCATGATCATGATGGAGGTGACCCCGCTGGTCGACGCGCAGCTCGGCGCGTTCTTCCTGGCGGACACGTCCGAGGGCGTGATGCGGCTGCGGTTGACCGCCTCCTACGGCTACGTCGCCCGGGGGCACGAGGTCACCTTCGGCCCCGGCGAGGGGCTGGTCGGGCAGGCCGCCCTGTCCCGCCGCACCATCCGGATGGGTGGGGCGCCGGACGGCAAGCTGATGCTCCGCTCCGGGCTCGCCGATACCCCGCCGGCCGACCTGGTCGTACTGCCCGTGCTCTTCGAGGGCGAGCTGCTCGGGGTCATCGAGTTCGCCAGCGTGGCGGCCTTCTCCGAGCTGCACCTGTCGTTCCTGGAGCGGCTCGTGCTCACCACCGGCGTCGCCGTCAACACCATCCAGGCCAACCGGCGTACGGAGGAACTGCTCGCGCAGTCGCAGCGGCTCGCCCACGAGATGCAGGAGCAGTCGGCGGAACTCCAGCGCACCAACGCCGAGCTGGAGGACAAGGCGCAGCTGCTCTCGGAGCAGAAGGGCAACATCGAGACGAAGAACCGGGAGATCGAGCTGGCCCGGCTCGGCCTGGAGGAGAAGGCCCAGCAGCTCACGCGGGCGTCGGCATACAAGTCGGAGTTCCTGGCCAACATGAGCCACGAGCTGCGTACGCCGCTGAACTCGCTGCTGCTGCTGGCCCGGCTG is drawn from Micromonospora sp. NBC_01740 and contains these coding sequences:
- a CDS encoding FAD-binding oxidoreductase, which codes for MAAAASSTDRPGALDITRRLTEICGPPFARFAGPADEVAGCPARWVAVPGGTRAAAEVLRLAARHDLTVVPRGAGTKIDWGAAPDRVDIMLDTGRLAGIGHEPVGAPTTEVGAGTPLRAVQATLDRTGQRLALDAPSPGATLGGVLAAGEAGPLRHRHGSPCDQLVRVRYLDGDGELVDAGGGVAGLELARLLCGSQGALGVLVSATLRVQAVPAGRIWVSRPVWTPLEVHDLVRTVLAARLDPAAVELDLPAGAGPRPRQGSRAAAMAAHPSMAGRAGGGPAGAGRLVVLLEGGPADVAERADRLVALLGPGAGASHAAPEWWRRYPFGPGDTALRIEVPIADLHAAVYALRDAAGGPVPVRGSAGLGVVHAALPAAMSPDRVASILAAVRGVLLARQGRCVVVSAPAAVRRAVDLWGELAGLARLRAAKEHLDPHRRLAPGRLPGGL
- a CDS encoding DinB family protein gives rise to the protein MTDQTWNPLLRDQLAWHWANQLRDRLDGLTDDEYFWEPAPGCWNVRPRGTSAAPVQAGAGAMTIDFAMPTPDPAPFTTIAWRLGHVIVGVLAVRNATHFGRPPTDYQSFEYAPTATEALDQLDTEYAAWQTGVESLGESGLARRCGEAEGPYAERSLAELVLHINREMIHHLSEVCLLRDLHLHTHGQTRQEAS
- a CDS encoding threonine ammonia-lyase, whose amino-acid sequence is MELVSIDDVRNAAADIVGIVSRTPLLRTGWDPELWLKPESLQPVGSFKLRGATHAVARLTPEERARGVVTHSSGNHGLALAYAARAAGVPCRIVVPEGAPAAKVDRIRALGVEVLLVPPPQRGPEAERIAATTGAVLVPPFDDRRVIAGQGTVGLEIVEDLPDVDVVLVPVGGGGLSSGVATAVTALRPAATVIGVEPELAADARESLAAGSVVAWGEERTYRTMADGLRLPPSELTLAHLRARLDRIVTVTEEEIRAAMGRLVSDARLVVEPSGAVAVAARLFRAAELPPGRTVAVVTGGNVDPAVLAGVLR
- a CDS encoding VOC family protein, whose amino-acid sequence is MARDVQITFDCADPAGLATFWADVLGYQLQAPPGGFETWEQALEAMGVPPENRNDASGLVDPEGARPRLFFQRVPEGKQAKNRVHLDVRAAPGLEGDARMAALEAEAERLVSRGATRLRRHEPEPPLGAGHIVMADPEGNEFCLD
- a CDS encoding SpoIIE family protein phosphatase, with amino-acid sequence MSAEAGPAATGGRDEHVRRVRLPADRRTPAAARALVRSVLTEAHLDQLANEAMLLTTELSTNAVEHARTELDVEVVADPVGITVTVSDFAAGPVEELTVGVRNDATDIDEVSERGRGLLLVDHFASRWGTTYLPTGKGVWFRLDLPGPATGTRHARVPAAATAGGGAPATPESSAPSAGAMSELMQTTPDPYAEDPLPDFATSLLTRVAEMVGAAGGVVRLDRGDGQGTQVLARYGRQPRPGNELLRVALAVHRPYTGELVLDAAPSAYARPLAVLMAERLSLHLENDRLRRADVRRQAWLTFLAEASELLAQSLDVELTMALVPQLVVPRLGQWCAVHTTDEWGRLRLAAASHADESVLPQLHQVLAETGPDSVQARLREASRNGTQVPLGAPMEGFAVPLIARGQRLGTLAVGRHQRHRHDPDEVAVLEDVARRSALAIENARIHAERRRVAHTLQQSLLPPVLPVVESIGFAAEYVPTGGDVDVGGDFYDVVPLPDGRWLVVIGDVSGKGVQAATVTGLVRDVIRVLVGDGKPLPEALARVNETLLERGGGRYCTLALAAVGPGDGDRLDVSLHLAGHDRPVLLPAGGGARFVGIGGTALGLLDSIASPTAEVPLAPGDSLVFYTDGVTERRRGRELFGTERLRDAAAPLAGYPADVIAARLRSTAIGFSAEAPRDDIAILVLRNDAT
- a CDS encoding S9 family peptidase, which translates into the protein MTTETPVPTAKRVPSERTHHGDTVVDEYAWLTGKDDPETIAYLTAENAYTEARTAHLEGLRADLFEEIRRRTQETDLSVPGRKGGYWYYTRTVEGQQYGVQCRRAVRDGETEPPVSADGAPLDGEEVLLDGNLLAEGHDFFALGAFDVSPDGRWLAYSTDFSGDERFTLRVKDLSTGELLPDEVPDTFYGTAWSTDASVLFYVTVDETWRPNRVWRHTLGTASTEDVVVYQEDDERFWVGVELSRSERFVLIDVHSKITSEVLVIPAGNPTGAPASVAPRRQGVEYTVEHHGHRFLILHNDGAEDFALAYTSADAPGDWVPLIEHSPGTRLEAVDAFADHLVVSLRTNGLTGLRVLPVGGGDAFDIDFPEPLYSVGLHDNPEYRTGQIRLRYASLVTPDSVYDYDLVTRQMVLRRQKPVKPGPDGRAYDPADYEQHRDWALADDGTRVPVSLVCRAGTPKDGSAPCVIYGYGSYEASMDPWFSVARLSLLDRGVIFAVAHTRGGGELGRSWYDQGKLLAKKNTFTDFVACARHLVKAGWTTSDRLVARGASAGGLLMGAVANIAPDAFAGIVAQVPFVDALTSILDPSLPLTVTEWEEWGNPLADPEVYAYMKSYTPYENVRAVDYPAILAVTSLNDTRVLYHEPAKWIARLRAVAPQGDYLLKTEMGAGHGGPSGRYDSWREEAFVNAWILDRLARA